A region of the Brassica napus cultivar Da-Ae unplaced genomic scaffold, Da-Ae ScsIHWf_2544;HRSCAF=3288, whole genome shotgun sequence genome:
TAATTTcaattgaaattttcaaaatttgtttttgtaaggGTCTATGATCTTTTGTAAAACAAAGGAAATGTGATAAAGACGagtcccgaaaaaaaaaaacgaaaatattcaaaaaattaactatattaaatttcttACGAGTTTCTTCGACATCGACTCTAATCTTTAAAAAGAGCATATTCATTAGGGAAGACtaatttgatctttttttttgaaacatcctCTTTACTTGGTTGGATTCGAACTATTTTCACTTCCTTGACTTCATAGAAACAAAGTATATATAGGTACTCTTGGCAAACGTATTATACGCTAtcctattttattttcctaCACGAGTTAATGGGAGATTAATTGACAAAAGAGGAAACCCCATACAGTATCTCGTTCTTGAAGTGGTGAATGCTctcaataattataattatactaATTTACATATGTCtttaaattggtgcaaaagaAATACCCCTTTCTTTTGCttgatgaaaaaagaaaaataaaacaaaaagataaccgaaaccATTTTGATCCCCTTGCCCAGAAACAAAAAGGGGagtttatgtctttttttttaattgaatccgCCGGGACTGACGGGGCTCGAACCCGCAGCTTCCGCCTTGACAGGGCGGTGCTCTGACCAATTGAACTACAATCCCATGGAAATAAAGCGGGTAGCTTACATATTCCTTCTTATGATTTCATCATaatcatttcaattttagaTTCAAATTAGTGTTTTGTAACAAAGAAAATCACAAGTAATATATTGATATCTATATGGATATCACTAAAGTGATATCAAGGCCGATTACTAGTAATCCTTGCATTATTCTAAAATCGattgataatctattttttattgtaattttttatggAAACAAAAAGTAACGAGCcacaagaaataaagaaaaaagtaaaGTCGAAATATAcccagatatttgacttttttctTACCCTTCTCTGTCAATTatgcaaaacaaaaaaggttATGTAGACAGCGAATTATTGGGCCGAGCTGGATTTGAACCAGCGTAGACATATTGCCAACGAATTTACAGTCCGTCCCCATTAACCGCTCGGGCATCGACCCAGGAAGAATCTATTCGAACTTTATGGATAATCCATGATCAACTTCCTTTCGTAGTACCCTACCCCCAGGGGAAGTCGAATCCCCGCTGCCTCCTTGAAAGAGAGATGTCCTGAACCACTAGACGATGGGGGCATACTTGCTCAACCGCCATCATACTATGATCATAGTATGAtcagttttttaaaattgtcaATATAATCAAATGGTATGACTAgcttataagattttttatttttttctatagcattctatatcatttttttattttacatttatattcatattctAATCacaattctataaaaaaaatcgatatattttctttttatatttgaagtggaaatatgaaaaaaaaaaaaaaatcgaaaaaaagtctagtataaaatcttttaaagaaGTGATTGGtctgacagaaaaaaaataaaaaagagggttaagtttcgttttttttactttacttAATAGATTGCCTCATCTCATTGTTAAGAAATAGTAGTGTCCCTATCTAACACTAACCCAAGAAAGTCAGACAGAATCCATCTTTCTTCCCTAATTAGACGATGGATTGATAAGTTAAGTTATCGATTCTCGCTTCTAGTTGCGAAATGAGCTACTAACCACTATGCgtctattgtatatatatttaatatatatatatttgatttacctATCGACTCAGTCAGGAATTAAATCAAGACGGCCCTTTTAACTCAGTGGTAGAGTAACGCCATGGTAAGGCGTAAGTCATCGGTTCAAATCCGATAAGGGGCTTTTACTTTCTTTAACTTTCTATTACTTTCTTTAACTTTCTATATAGGAAAAATTTCATTCGAAAGTCTATAATTtcgaattttttgaatttcattctaatgaatttcattttaataataactaataataaagtgagagagtttaataataactaataataaagtgagagagtaatttagaaaatcaaattgaacatttttatattataatacaatgaATAATAATAAGTCGGCTTTTGAATCGCCAAATAGATATTCGTTGTTTCCCTTTTTCGATAGATTAGAAATCAAcaaatccaaaagaaaaagtaagTGGACCTAACCCGTCGAATCATGACTATATCCACTATTCTGATATTCAAATTCGATAGAGATAAAATTGAAACAGtagatttgttttatttcatatttttttattcggaAATCTGTcgatatctcttatttaatcttcttgtttctatattTCATAGGAAATATATTGCGTTCCTGCCTAGAGAAAGAAAGTCTTattccaaattttttaatacCTAAAGGGTATTTCAATATCTTGTTTTGATTCCAGAACATAACAAGAGCCTAAATTCTAGTTGTATAAGAATCAAATTGTATTAAGAATCAAAAAATCGAATCATAAAGAATGGCTTCAGATATCAATCAAATATTTCCATATTGATGCTTACAAGATGACAATGTAATGGGATTGAAGGTGTATGTGAGAAAGAAACTCTCATTTACAGtttgctattattttatttaaatattgtattgaattagatataaataataaattttccctttttttacCGGCATGGACATGtagatatcaaataaaatagaaaaaaagatttCTTTATCTGAGTAATGAGTCATCTGACAATTCATGATTTAGATTCAACTACTTATTAAGAAACTAATAGCAAGGAAGAAACAATTTGAGTTGATGCGTTTACCTAAGTAAGGaccaataaaatcaaatattttgatcttCGAAACCAATTAAATGAAATTCTAAAGGTTAAATTTTATGGGGCAGTGCGCGAGaaatcaaatcataaataaatgatagaatTTTGAGCGTCctgaacataatatataacattaagatATATAAAGGTGTTCGGAAATGGTTGAAGTAGATGAATAGGAGGATCGCTATGACTATAGCCCTTGGTAAATTTaccaaagacgaaaaagatttatttgatattatggaTGACTGGTTACGGAGGGACCGCTTCGTTTTTGTAGGTTGGTCTGGTCTATTGCTCTTTCCTTGTGCCTATTTCGCTTTGGGGGGTTGGTTCACAGGTACAACCTTTGTAACTTCATGGTATACTCATGGATTGGCTAGTTCCTATTTAGAAGGTTGCAATTTTTTAACCGCTGCAGTTTCTACTCCTGCTAATAGTTTAGCGCATTCTTTGTTGTTACTGTGGGGTCCTGAAGCACAAGGAGATTTTACTCGTTGGTGTCAATTAGGCGGTCTGTGGGCTTTTGTTGCTCTCCACGGTGCTTTCGCATTAATAGGTTTTATGTTACGTCAATTTGAACTTGCTCGATCTGTTCAATTGCGACCTTATAATGCAATCGCATTCTCTGGTCCAATTGctgtttttgtttctgtctttctaatTTATCCACTAGGTCAATCTGGTTGGTTCTTTGCGCCTAGTTTTGGTGTAGCGGCTATATTTCGATTCATCCTCTTTTTCCAAGGGTTTCATAATTGGACATTGAACCCATTTCATATGATGGGAGTCGCTGGTGTACTGGGCGCGGCTCTGTTATGCGCTATTCATGGTGCTACTGTAGAAAATACTTTATTTGAAGATGGTGATGGTGCAAATACATTCCGTGCTTTTAACCCAACTCAAGCCGAAGAAACTTATTCAATGGTCACCGCTAACCGCTTTTGGTCACAAATCTTTGGGGTTGCTTTTTCCAATAAACGTTGGTTACATTTCTTTATGTTATTTGTACCAGTAACTGGTTTATGGATGAGTGCTCTTGGAGTAGTCGGTCTAGCTTTGAACCTACGTGCCTATGACTTCGTTTCCCAGGAAATCCGTGCAGCGGAAGATCCGGAATTTGAGACTTTCTAtactaaaaatattcttttaaacgAAGGTATTCGCGCTTGGATGGCGGCTCAAGATCAGCCTCATGAAAACCTTATATTCCCTGAGGAGGTTCTACCACGTGGAAACGCTCTTTAATGGAACTTTAGCTTTAGCTGGTCGTGACCAAGAAACCACTGGTTTCGCTTGGTGGGCCGGGAATGCCCGACTTATCAATTTATCTGGTAAACTATTGGGAGCTCATGTAGCCCATGCCGGATTAATCGTATTCTGGGCCGGAGCAATGAACTTATTTGAAGTGGCTCATTTTGTACCTGAAAAGCCCATGTATGAACAAGGATTGATTTTACTTCCCCACCTAGCCACTTTAGGCTGGGGGGTAGGTCCTGGGGGAGAAGTTATAGACACCTTTCCATACTTTGTATCTGGAGTACTTCACTTAATTTCTTCTGCAGTTTTGGGCTTTGGCGGTATTTATCATGCACTTCTGGGACCCGAAACTCTTGAAGAATCTTTTCCATTTTTCGGTTATGTATGGAAAGATAGAAATAAAATGACCA
Encoded here:
- the LOC125601392 gene encoding photosystem II D2 protein, with amino-acid sequence MNRRIAMTIALGKFTKDEKDLFDIMDDWLRRDRFVFVGWSGLLLFPCAYFALGGWFTGTTFVTSWYTHGLASSYLEGCNFLTAAVSTPANSLAHSLLLLWGPEAQGDFTRWCQLGGLWAFVALHGAFALIGFMLRQFELARSVQLRPYNAIAFSGPIAVFVSVFLIYPLGQSGWFFAPSFGVAAIFRFILFFQGFHNWTLNPFHMMGVAGVLGAALLCAIHGATVENTLFEDGDGANTFRAFNPTQAEETYSMVTANRFWSQIFGVAFSNKRWLHFFMLFVPVTGLWMSALGVVGLALNLRAYDFVSQEIRAAEDPEFETFYTKNILLNEGIRAWMAAQDQPHENLIFPEEVLPRGNAL